Proteins co-encoded in one Parafrankia irregularis genomic window:
- a CDS encoding acyltransferase family protein, producing MTGRSEARSGPPVVFPGFDGLRGIAALLVLVVHVAFYSGLTTGDNAIGTYVARGEIGVEIFFLISGFLLYRPFAAAHLSGRRAPDAPAFYVRRLLRIIPLYWLALAVALNVVPDERMGVHGFKGLVQTALFAQGYRKETAIQGLTQAWTLNIEFAFYLSIPLYAWLLVRRRRSPRAQLKVELAALAVIFVISRVLHYKLIGSDIWWADGWTVWLPVWWDLFAMGMLLAVLSAWYTQNGRSPRWAQWRWFGAACVLAAAFFYWFSSTQLGLPRSPLFIPDRGQDMGRHLFYGLTGFFLLMPAVFGPSDRGLVRRFLACRPMAWLGMISYGIYLWHTTVIDVVVERISPADGARPFWPFFLMVLGLTCAVSAVTYLLVERPFIALGRWLVGRLRARSRPAGRVGQAAGPGTTAPLATGLTRGVAVSDGGHLGVGGVAAGAVDGDPARTMPLRIGGTGQARSGDVPATRVPPEDIPGAPAPRAAHRGFSRRDRRDARSHQPSPGGTPEGRRGHFHSQLEDETR from the coding sequence GTGACGGGGCGGTCGGAGGCCCGGTCAGGCCCGCCGGTGGTGTTCCCCGGCTTCGACGGGCTGCGTGGGATCGCCGCGCTGCTGGTGCTGGTCGTCCACGTGGCCTTCTACAGCGGGCTGACCACGGGCGACAACGCGATCGGGACCTACGTGGCCCGGGGCGAGATCGGCGTGGAGATCTTCTTCCTGATCTCGGGTTTCCTGCTCTACCGGCCGTTCGCCGCCGCGCACCTCAGTGGCCGCCGGGCTCCCGACGCCCCGGCCTTCTACGTCCGTCGCCTGCTGCGGATCATCCCGCTCTACTGGCTGGCGCTCGCGGTCGCGCTGAACGTCGTGCCGGACGAGCGGATGGGCGTCCACGGTTTCAAGGGGCTGGTGCAGACCGCCCTGTTCGCGCAGGGCTACCGCAAGGAGACCGCGATCCAGGGCCTGACCCAGGCCTGGACCCTCAACATCGAGTTCGCGTTCTACCTCTCCATCCCGCTCTACGCCTGGCTGCTCGTCCGCCGGCGGCGCTCCCCCCGCGCCCAGCTGAAGGTCGAGCTCGCCGCGCTCGCGGTGATTTTCGTCATCAGCCGGGTGCTGCACTACAAGCTGATCGGGTCCGACATCTGGTGGGCGGACGGCTGGACGGTGTGGCTGCCGGTCTGGTGGGACCTGTTCGCCATGGGCATGCTGCTCGCGGTCCTGTCCGCCTGGTACACCCAGAACGGGCGCTCGCCGCGCTGGGCGCAGTGGCGTTGGTTCGGGGCCGCCTGCGTGCTGGCCGCCGCGTTCTTCTACTGGTTCTCGAGCACGCAGCTCGGGCTGCCCCGCAGCCCGCTGTTCATCCCGGACCGCGGCCAGGACATGGGGCGCCACCTCTTCTACGGCCTGACCGGCTTCTTCCTGCTCATGCCCGCGGTGTTCGGGCCGAGCGACCGCGGCCTGGTGCGCAGGTTCCTCGCCTGCCGCCCGATGGCCTGGCTCGGGATGATCTCGTACGGCATCTACCTGTGGCACACCACCGTCATCGACGTCGTCGTCGAGCGCATCAGCCCGGCCGACGGCGCGCGCCCCTTCTGGCCGTTCTTCCTCATGGTCCTGGGGTTGACCTGCGCCGTCTCCGCGGTGACCTACCTGCTGGTCGAGCGCCCGTTCATCGCGCTGGGGCGGTGGCTGGTGGGCCGGCTGCGGGCCCGTTCGAGGCCGGCCGGGCGGGTCGGCCAGGCAGCCGGGCCAGGCACCACGGCGCCATTGGCGACCGGCCTGACGCGCGGCGTCGCGGTGTCGGATGGCGGACACCTCGGTGTGGGCGGCGTCGCCGCCGGTGCTGTGGACGGTGACCCGGCACGGACGATGCCGCTGCGGATCGGCGGGACGGGACAGGCTCGATCCGGCGACGTGCCCGCCACCCGGGTGCCTCCCGAGGACATCCCGGGCGCACCTGCTCCCCGGGCCGCCCACCGGGGATTCAGCCGCCGGGATCGGCGTGACGCGCGGTCGCACCAGCCGTCCCCGGGCGGAACGCCCGAGGGTCGACGTGGACACTTTCACAGTCAACTCGAGGACGAGACCAGGTGA
- the gmd gene encoding GDP-mannose 4,6-dehydratase, which translates to MPRALITGITGQDGLYLGELLVGRGYEVFGLVRGQSNPKVATVERVVPGVVLLEGDLTDLPSLIGAVEISQPDEVYNLGAISFVGLSWKQAELTGETTGMGVLRVLEALRIAAGNDLSRVRFYQASSSEMFGKVRETPQRETTPFHPRSPYGVAKTFGHYLTVNYRESYGLFACSGLLFNHESPRRGIEFVTRKISRAVARISLGLQDSVSLGNLESRRDWGFAGDYVDAMWRMLQQDVPDDFVVATGETHSIRELLDVAFARVGIEDWSEYVRVDPRFFRPAEVDVLVGDASKAREVLGWKPRVGFHELVEMMVDADLAAEAAAAGQTLTNR; encoded by the coding sequence GTGCCTCGCGCACTGATTACGGGAATCACCGGCCAGGACGGCTTGTACCTGGGTGAGCTGCTGGTCGGGCGGGGTTATGAGGTGTTCGGCCTGGTGCGCGGGCAGTCGAACCCGAAGGTCGCGACGGTGGAGCGGGTGGTCCCGGGGGTGGTGCTCCTGGAGGGGGATCTCACCGATCTGCCGTCGTTGATCGGTGCCGTGGAGATCTCGCAGCCGGACGAGGTGTACAACCTGGGTGCGATCTCCTTTGTGGGTCTCTCCTGGAAGCAGGCGGAGCTGACCGGTGAGACCACCGGAATGGGAGTTTTGCGGGTTCTGGAGGCGTTGCGGATCGCGGCGGGTAACGATTTGTCGCGCGTGCGCTTCTACCAGGCGTCCTCGTCGGAGATGTTCGGGAAGGTGCGGGAGACCCCGCAGCGGGAGACGACACCATTTCACCCGAGATCGCCGTATGGGGTGGCGAAGACATTCGGGCACTATCTGACGGTGAACTACCGCGAGTCATATGGGTTGTTCGCGTGTTCGGGGTTGCTGTTCAACCACGAGTCGCCGCGGCGCGGGATCGAGTTCGTGACGCGGAAGATCTCTCGGGCGGTGGCGCGGATTTCGCTGGGGTTGCAGGACTCGGTGTCGCTGGGAAATCTCGAGTCGCGGCGGGACTGGGGTTTCGCCGGGGATTATGTGGACGCGATGTGGCGGATGCTGCAGCAGGACGTCCCGGACGACTTCGTGGTCGCGACGGGTGAGACGCACAGCATCCGGGAGCTGTTGGATGTGGCGTTCGCGCGGGTGGGGATCGAGGACTGGTCGGAGTACGTGCGGGTCGATCCGCGGTTCTTCCGGCCGGCGGAGGTCGACGTGCTGGTGGGTGATGCGTCCAAGGCTCGTGAGGTGCTGGGGTGGAAGCCGCGGGTGGGCTTCCATGAGCTGGTTGAGATGATGGTCGACGCCGACCTCGCCGCCGAGGCCGCAGCCGCGGGACAGACGCTGACGAACAGGTGA
- a CDS encoding lipopolysaccharide biosynthesis protein, whose protein sequence is MNTGPAAGSLPPQSRGRHRSGRRAPMSFRASDPAAGRAPTSSSPAGTASPAGTAPRGTAYDGGTGASSTTGAAGITAGTPASGQAPGLPDPRDAGGAGAARRTHPSLAAFPGLAGLAPARLRGQSDRIRAAMRGAIPLALAGLVANAANLGVTLVIARAMSTRSYGAVAQLFAIFFVVSMPGSALLVGVVRRITNWQHTGQANLIDAWISRVRRVGVIVVLSVAVVAILARGFIADELSLPGAGGVAEIIIAGAAWCLLCVDRGLMQCGRLYPALSANLLVDAAVKSGSTIALVLASLDEAGAAIAVLLGVLAALVHTRWCLRRHPSALGNLEPVGWQPPPATPAGPPAGTDTAATTLPLPVAGPAATAEPRRLAVEVGSALVTLAFLAILQNIDVLLQGRLSPDESGPYAAVSVAAKVLVLGAIVLAGFLLPEAADRNHLGQHALHQLGATLAILAVPAVGLLTVAAIAPDTLLSLAFGPRFTNASGALLPLAGAMTCLGATVLFSHYLLALGERAVLAVLAIATGAAVSLMVWAQGSPVSTARANLGCQAVLAVVTGLMVLAAARRTARA, encoded by the coding sequence ATGAACACTGGTCCGGCCGCCGGTTCCCTCCCCCCTCAGTCCCGCGGACGACACCGTTCGGGCCGACGGGCACCCATGTCGTTCCGCGCGTCCGACCCGGCGGCGGGCCGGGCGCCGACCTCCTCCTCGCCCGCGGGCACGGCATCACCCGCAGGCACCGCGCCCAGAGGCACCGCGTACGACGGCGGCACGGGTGCGTCCAGCACCACAGGCGCGGCCGGCATCACGGCCGGCACGCCGGCCTCGGGCCAGGCACCCGGCCTGCCGGACCCGCGTGACGCGGGCGGGGCGGGCGCGGCACGGCGGACGCATCCGAGCCTGGCGGCGTTTCCCGGGCTCGCCGGCCTGGCGCCCGCGCGCCTGCGCGGCCAGAGCGACCGCATCCGGGCCGCGATGCGCGGCGCCATCCCGCTCGCGCTCGCCGGCCTGGTCGCGAACGCGGCGAACCTGGGGGTGACCCTGGTGATCGCGCGGGCGATGAGCACCCGGTCCTACGGTGCCGTCGCCCAGCTCTTCGCGATCTTCTTCGTCGTCTCCATGCCCGGCAGCGCCCTGCTCGTCGGCGTCGTCCGGCGGATCACCAACTGGCAGCACACCGGCCAGGCCAACCTGATCGACGCGTGGATCAGCCGGGTTCGACGGGTCGGCGTCATCGTGGTCCTCTCTGTCGCCGTGGTCGCGATCCTGGCCCGCGGCTTCATCGCCGACGAGCTCTCGCTGCCCGGCGCCGGCGGCGTCGCGGAGATCATCATCGCCGGTGCCGCCTGGTGCCTGCTGTGTGTCGACCGCGGGCTGATGCAGTGCGGGCGGCTGTACCCCGCGTTGTCCGCGAACCTGCTCGTCGACGCCGCGGTGAAGAGCGGCTCCACGATCGCGCTCGTGCTCGCCAGTCTGGACGAGGCCGGCGCGGCGATCGCCGTCCTGCTCGGCGTGCTCGCCGCGCTGGTGCACACCCGGTGGTGCCTGCGGCGGCATCCGTCCGCGCTCGGCAACCTGGAGCCGGTAGGCTGGCAGCCGCCTCCGGCGACCCCGGCAGGCCCCCCGGCAGGCACGGACACCGCGGCGACGACGCTGCCGTTGCCCGTCGCCGGCCCGGCGGCCACCGCGGAGCCTCGGCGCCTCGCCGTCGAGGTCGGTTCGGCCCTGGTGACACTGGCGTTCCTGGCCATCCTGCAGAACATCGATGTTCTGCTGCAGGGCAGGCTCTCTCCGGACGAGTCCGGCCCCTACGCGGCTGTGTCGGTCGCGGCGAAGGTACTCGTGCTGGGAGCCATCGTTCTCGCCGGCTTCCTCCTGCCTGAAGCCGCGGACCGTAATCACCTGGGGCAGCACGCACTGCATCAGCTCGGCGCAACCCTGGCGATACTCGCCGTGCCTGCCGTGGGGCTGCTCACAGTGGCCGCCATCGCACCCGACACACTGCTGTCTCTGGCTTTCGGGCCGCGTTTCACCAATGCCTCCGGTGCCCTCCTTCCACTCGCCGGAGCAATGACCTGTCTCGGAGCGACCGTGTTGTTCTCCCACTACCTGCTCGCACTCGGCGAACGAGCCGTGCTCGCCGTGCTCGCCATCGCGACCGGTGCCGCCGTGTCCCTGATGGTCTGGGCCCAGGGCTCCCCCGTGTCGACCGCGCGCGCGAATCTCGGCTGCCAGGCGGTTCTCGCGGTCGTGACCGGGCTGATGGTCCTCGCCGCCGCGCGCCGGACGGCCCGCGCATGA
- a CDS encoding glycosyltransferase family 4 protein — protein MSAFPQEEAALAALSGIDLTALSAPTPTLAELVELSGLRRIHMLAWRDLDDPESGGSELHADKVAERWAAAGVDVSLRTALAPGHPETARRHGYQVVRKAGRYSVFPRTAMSGAFGRGGPWDGLVEIWNGMPFFSPLWARCPRVVFLHHVHAEMWRMVLSPKLAQVGETIEFKMAPPMYRRTRILTLSQSSRDEIIELLGLPAGNISVIPPGIDPSFSPAGERSPHPLVLAVGRLVPVKRFDVLIDALIRAHDEHPAMEAVIVGEGYERPALEARVAAAGAGRWLRLVGRVDDAELLDLYRRAWVLTSASAREGWGMTITEAAACGTPAVATRIAGHTDAVVDGASGLLVEDPHDLGKTLASVLTDTELRTRLSTGALAHAATFTWEQTARATYLALVNEAARRKLLRRPAPSSHPGTPQ, from the coding sequence ATGAGCGCGTTCCCGCAGGAGGAAGCCGCGCTGGCCGCGCTCTCCGGAATCGACCTGACGGCGCTGTCCGCCCCCACCCCGACCCTGGCCGAGCTGGTCGAGCTGTCGGGCCTGCGCCGCATCCACATGTTGGCCTGGCGTGATCTCGACGACCCCGAGTCAGGCGGTTCGGAGCTGCATGCCGACAAGGTGGCCGAGCGGTGGGCCGCGGCCGGTGTCGACGTCAGCCTGCGCACCGCGCTCGCCCCCGGCCATCCGGAGACCGCACGGCGGCACGGGTACCAGGTCGTGCGCAAGGCCGGGCGCTATTCCGTCTTCCCGCGCACGGCGATGTCCGGCGCGTTCGGGCGGGGCGGCCCCTGGGACGGGCTGGTCGAGATCTGGAACGGCATGCCGTTCTTCTCCCCGCTCTGGGCACGCTGCCCGCGGGTGGTGTTCCTGCACCATGTGCACGCCGAGATGTGGCGGATGGTGCTCTCCCCCAAGCTGGCCCAGGTCGGCGAGACCATCGAGTTCAAGATGGCGCCGCCGATGTACCGGCGGACCCGCATCCTCACGCTGTCCCAGTCGTCCCGCGACGAGATCATCGAGCTGCTCGGCCTGCCGGCCGGCAACATCTCGGTGATCCCGCCGGGCATCGACCCGTCCTTCAGCCCGGCCGGGGAGCGTTCGCCGCATCCGCTGGTGCTGGCGGTCGGCCGGCTGGTCCCGGTCAAGCGGTTCGACGTGCTGATCGACGCGCTCATCCGTGCGCATGACGAGCATCCGGCGATGGAGGCCGTGATCGTCGGCGAGGGGTACGAGCGCCCGGCGTTGGAGGCACGCGTCGCGGCCGCCGGCGCCGGCCGCTGGCTGCGGCTGGTCGGCAGGGTGGACGACGCGGAGCTTCTCGACCTCTATCGGCGCGCCTGGGTGCTGACCTCCGCCTCCGCCAGAGAAGGTTGGGGCATGACGATCACCGAGGCCGCCGCCTGCGGGACACCCGCCGTCGCGACCAGGATCGCCGGCCACACCGATGCGGTCGTGGACGGCGCGTCCGGTCTGCTCGTGGAGGATCCGCACGACCTGGGCAAGACGCTCGCGAGCGTGCTGACCGACACCGAGCTGCGGACCCGGCTGTCCACCGGCGCCCTGGCTCACGCGGCGACGTTCACCTGGGAGCAGACCGCCCGCGCGACCTACCTCGCCCTGGTGAACGAGGCCGCTCGTCGCAAGCTGCTGCGCCGCCCCGCCCCGAGCAGCCACCCGGGCACGCCCCAGTGA
- a CDS encoding alpha-(1->3)-arabinofuranosyltransferase domain-containing protein encodes MTLTAQASGSATPDGPEPGPDATLGPDGPGSTRRPRIPHRFQRVIPSWPTLVLAALAYIPLLATAPGRIGADTKAYLYLDPGRMLSRAVSMWDPDVGMGTVTHQNIGYLFPQGLFYWLLQLVGLPDWVAQRLWTGSILFGAGAGVLFLMRSFRWPDRYAFIAALGYMLTPYTLEYEARISAILLPYAGLGWLIGITVRGLREAGVDELARAGVTDASGGSAAAAAAATGRARWARLRSGWRWPAAFALMVTLIGSINASSLIFILFAPLLWVPFAVWGTREIRFATALGLCTRAVALIIVTSAWWMAGLYTQAGYGLNVLAFTETVKTVASSSQASEVLRGLGNWFFYGEDALGPWISPATEYTGNLVIIAISFAVPILALAAAACVRWGHRAYFVALITLGATISVGVYPYDDPSPLGRLFRDFAEGSTAGLALRSLPRAVPMVVLGLSVLLAGGLAVLDQRFAASRARRAEAAAAAAAAGAATAGTASARRRPALVPTLAFGGAALMLVLNMSPLFRGQFIEPLLDRPEDIPAYEQQLASALDAVAADTTGQQTRVLELPGADFAHYRWGTTLDPVTYGLMDRPSVVRELIPYGDAGTVDLVRALDRRMQEGVLDSESIPDIARLMSAGDVVLRSNLAYERFRTPRPRATWDLVANNRPDGLSEPRAFGPPTLEDPGIPYTDEITLGTDADVIDPPALADFAVDDPHSIVRAESTEAPLLVSGNGEALVDAAATGQLDAVLDSGRTVLYAGDLVSDPDKMRQALNDGAELLVSDTNRLRAERWTGVRENFGYVEQPGVTPLTKDPNDNRLVLFPDAGHASETIMQTSPPGSAAQVANVRATDYGNTFSYGVADRPTQAIDGDMKSAWRVGAFTDPTGAAWQVQLTKATTADHIRLVQPINGPRNRWITRVTLTFDGGSPVTVDLRDSSRTELGQVIDFPSRTFTTLRVHVDATNYGEQRTYDGLSGVGLAEVEIPGPDGKPLTADEVLRLPTDTLDAAGADSLEHRLSLQMSRDRANPAEPFRMDPESTIKRTFNLPTARTFALTGTARISAYAPDQLIDATLGRAAAAPTVSSSGRLPGDLDARASSAFDGNATTAWSPGLGDQVGTWLQIAAPTPVTFSTMNLTVVADGRHSVPTKIGIVVDGRRVGAVTVPPINDTKVTSQTRDATQTVSLSFPAVTGNTIRIVVDDVRTVTSTDTISGAITNLPVGIAELSVPGIDGTAGGTGRNEAATTAPGAAGSTGATAAATGDTINAVPASTAGPAGSAGTGFVAAAAQDIPAPCRTDLLTIDGAPIGVQVTGTIKDASGRDGLSLRACGTPVTLSAGDHVIRTANGSVTGIDIDRLLLASEAGGGAWLDATGDSTDAAAITTGGTSAPATATTATSGTGSGGAASLPTLKVKATSDTSFRVDVTGATPGKPFWLVLGESQSPGWTAKADGQDLGKPRLVDAYANGWRVDPTSGSFSVVIDWAPQHVVGLALKLSVVTGVLSLAVLIASTYRRRRGRTWRDLGLPAVPGAANLPGSGRPGPGAASLAELPTAEPWRGAAPVVSGRSTVILALALGAVSVVLVSPLVGLIVALCTAAAARVPRARIVLRLAPVVCLAVSALYVLQAQGRFDLPSNGSWVAAFHKVAAISWLAVLLLAAETVITLAARRRQRPATSAPADASPAR; translated from the coding sequence GTGACGTTGACCGCTCAGGCATCCGGCTCCGCGACGCCCGACGGGCCGGAGCCGGGGCCGGATGCCACGCTGGGCCCCGACGGCCCAGGCTCGACCCGCCGACCGCGCATCCCCCACCGCTTCCAACGTGTGATCCCCTCGTGGCCCACGCTGGTGCTGGCGGCCCTGGCCTACATCCCGCTGCTGGCAACGGCGCCCGGGCGGATCGGCGCGGACACGAAGGCCTACCTCTACCTCGACCCGGGCCGGATGCTCTCCCGCGCGGTGTCGATGTGGGATCCCGACGTCGGCATGGGCACGGTCACCCACCAGAACATCGGCTACCTGTTCCCGCAGGGCCTGTTCTACTGGCTCCTCCAGCTCGTCGGGCTGCCCGACTGGGTGGCCCAGCGGCTGTGGACCGGCTCGATCCTGTTCGGCGCGGGCGCGGGCGTGCTGTTCCTGATGCGGTCGTTCCGCTGGCCCGACCGGTACGCGTTCATCGCCGCGCTGGGCTACATGCTCACGCCCTACACCCTGGAGTACGAGGCACGGATCTCGGCGATCCTGCTGCCGTACGCGGGCCTGGGCTGGCTGATCGGCATCACCGTGCGCGGCCTGCGCGAGGCCGGCGTGGACGAGCTCGCCCGAGCGGGCGTCACCGATGCCTCCGGTGGCTCCGCTGCCGCTGCCGCTGCCGCCACGGGCCGCGCCCGGTGGGCCCGCCTGCGCTCCGGCTGGCGGTGGCCGGCGGCGTTCGCGCTGATGGTGACCCTGATCGGCAGCATCAACGCGTCCAGCCTGATCTTCATCCTGTTCGCGCCGCTGCTGTGGGTGCCGTTCGCGGTGTGGGGCACCCGCGAGATCCGGTTCGCGACCGCGCTCGGCCTGTGCACGCGGGCGGTGGCGCTGATCATCGTCACGTCCGCGTGGTGGATGGCCGGTCTGTACACGCAGGCCGGCTACGGCCTGAACGTGCTCGCGTTCACCGAGACGGTGAAGACCGTCGCGAGCAGCTCGCAGGCGTCCGAGGTGCTGCGGGGCCTCGGCAACTGGTTCTTCTACGGCGAGGACGCCCTCGGGCCCTGGATCAGCCCGGCGACCGAGTACACCGGCAACCTGGTGATCATCGCGATCAGCTTCGCGGTGCCCATCCTGGCGCTGGCCGCCGCCGCCTGCGTGCGCTGGGGCCATCGCGCCTACTTCGTCGCCCTGATCACGCTCGGCGCGACGATCTCGGTCGGCGTGTACCCGTACGACGACCCGTCGCCGCTGGGCCGGCTGTTCCGCGACTTCGCCGAGGGCTCCACCGCCGGGTTGGCGCTGCGTTCGCTGCCCCGCGCGGTTCCCATGGTGGTGCTGGGGCTGTCGGTGCTGCTCGCCGGCGGCCTGGCCGTCCTCGACCAGAGATTCGCGGCCAGCCGCGCACGGCGAGCCGAGGCCGCAGCCGCGGCAGCCGCGGCAGGCGCGGCCACGGCAGGCACGGCCTCCGCGCGCCGACGGCCCGCGCTGGTGCCGACCCTGGCGTTCGGCGGGGCGGCGCTGATGCTCGTGCTGAACATGTCGCCACTGTTCCGCGGGCAGTTCATCGAGCCGCTGCTGGACCGCCCGGAAGACATCCCGGCCTACGAGCAGCAGCTCGCCAGCGCCCTCGATGCCGTCGCCGCGGACACGACCGGCCAGCAGACCCGGGTGCTGGAGCTGCCCGGAGCCGACTTCGCCCACTACCGGTGGGGCACCACGCTCGACCCGGTCACCTACGGGCTGATGGACCGGCCGTCGGTGGTCCGCGAGCTCATCCCCTACGGCGACGCCGGCACCGTGGACCTGGTGCGCGCGCTGGACCGGCGGATGCAGGAAGGCGTGCTCGACTCCGAGTCGATCCCGGACATCGCCCGGCTGATGAGCGCCGGCGACGTCGTCCTGCGCAGCAACCTCGCCTACGAGCGGTTCCGGACCCCGCGCCCCCGCGCGACCTGGGACCTGGTGGCCAACAACCGGCCGGACGGGCTGAGCGAGCCGCGCGCCTTCGGGCCACCCACCCTCGAGGACCCCGGCATCCCCTACACCGACGAGATCACGCTGGGCACCGACGCGGACGTCATCGACCCGCCGGCGCTGGCCGACTTCGCCGTCGACGACCCACATTCGATCGTGCGGGCCGAGAGCACCGAGGCACCGCTGCTGGTCAGCGGAAACGGTGAGGCCCTCGTCGACGCGGCCGCCACCGGCCAGCTCGACGCCGTGCTCGACAGCGGGCGCACCGTGCTCTACGCGGGCGACCTCGTCTCCGACCCCGACAAGATGCGCCAGGCCCTCAACGACGGCGCGGAGCTGCTCGTCAGCGACACCAACCGGCTGCGGGCCGAGCGGTGGACGGGCGTCCGCGAGAACTTCGGGTATGTCGAGCAGCCAGGCGTCACGCCACTGACCAAGGATCCGAACGACAACCGGCTGGTGCTCTTCCCCGACGCCGGGCACGCGTCCGAGACGATCATGCAGACGTCCCCGCCCGGCTCCGCGGCGCAGGTCGCGAACGTGCGGGCCACCGACTACGGCAACACGTTCTCCTACGGTGTCGCCGACCGGCCGACCCAGGCGATCGACGGCGACATGAAGTCCGCCTGGCGGGTGGGGGCGTTCACCGACCCGACCGGCGCCGCCTGGCAGGTACAGCTCACGAAGGCGACGACCGCCGACCACATCCGGCTCGTGCAGCCGATCAACGGCCCACGCAACCGGTGGATCACCCGCGTCACGCTGACCTTCGACGGCGGCTCCCCCGTCACCGTCGACCTGCGGGACTCCTCCCGCACCGAGCTGGGCCAGGTCATCGACTTCCCGTCCCGGACCTTCACCACCCTGCGGGTGCACGTCGACGCCACGAACTACGGCGAGCAGCGCACCTACGACGGTCTGTCCGGGGTGGGCCTGGCCGAGGTGGAGATCCCGGGCCCGGACGGCAAGCCGCTCACCGCGGACGAGGTGCTGCGCCTGCCCACCGACACCCTCGACGCCGCCGGCGCGGACTCGCTGGAGCACCGGCTGAGCCTGCAGATGTCGCGTGACCGCGCCAACCCGGCGGAACCGTTCCGCATGGACCCCGAGTCGACGATCAAGCGCACGTTCAACCTGCCCACGGCGCGCACGTTCGCGCTCACCGGCACGGCCCGGATCTCCGCCTACGCGCCGGACCAGCTCATCGACGCGACGCTGGGCCGCGCCGCGGCGGCGCCGACGGTGTCCTCGTCCGGCCGGCTGCCGGGTGACCTCGACGCGCGTGCGTCGAGCGCGTTCGACGGGAACGCCACCACGGCGTGGAGCCCGGGCCTCGGCGACCAGGTCGGGACCTGGCTGCAGATCGCCGCACCGACGCCGGTCACGTTCTCCACGATGAACCTGACGGTCGTGGCCGACGGGCGGCACTCGGTGCCGACGAAGATCGGCATCGTGGTCGACGGGCGCCGGGTCGGCGCCGTCACCGTCCCGCCGATCAACGACACCAAGGTGACCTCCCAGACCCGGGACGCCACCCAGACCGTGAGCCTGAGCTTCCCGGCTGTCACCGGGAACACCATCCGGATCGTCGTCGACGACGTCCGCACGGTCACCAGCACGGACACGATCAGCGGCGCGATCACCAACCTGCCGGTGGGTATCGCGGAGCTGTCCGTCCCCGGGATTGACGGCACCGCCGGCGGGACCGGCCGCAACGAGGCGGCCACCACGGCACCCGGCGCCGCCGGCTCCACGGGGGCCACCGCCGCCGCCACGGGCGACACGATCAACGCGGTCCCGGCGAGCACCGCCGGCCCGGCCGGCTCGGCCGGCACCGGATTCGTCGCCGCCGCCGCGCAGGACATTCCCGCGCCGTGTCGCACCGATCTGCTGACCATCGACGGCGCACCGATCGGGGTCCAGGTCACCGGCACCATAAAGGACGCCAGCGGCCGCGACGGCCTCTCGCTGCGCGCCTGCGGGACGCCGGTGACCCTCAGCGCCGGCGACCACGTGATACGCACCGCGAACGGTTCCGTGACCGGCATCGACATCGACCGGCTGCTGCTCGCCTCCGAGGCCGGCGGTGGCGCATGGCTCGACGCCACCGGCGACAGCACGGACGCCGCCGCGATCACCACCGGCGGAACCTCGGCGCCCGCGACCGCGACCACTGCGACCAGCGGTACGGGCAGCGGCGGGGCCGCGTCTCTGCCCACGCTGAAGGTCAAGGCGACCAGCGACACGTCGTTCCGGGTGGACGTCACCGGGGCGACGCCGGGCAAGCCGTTCTGGCTGGTGCTGGGCGAGAGCCAGTCCCCCGGCTGGACGGCGAAGGCCGACGGCCAGGACCTCGGCAAGCCCCGGCTGGTGGACGCCTACGCCAACGGCTGGCGGGTCGACCCGACGAGCGGCAGCTTCAGTGTCGTCATCGACTGGGCGCCGCAGCACGTGGTCGGCCTGGCGCTGAAGCTTTCGGTCGTCACCGGGGTGCTGAGCCTCGCGGTGCTGATCGCCAGCACCTACCGGCGCCGCCGCGGGCGGACCTGGCGCGACCTGGGCCTGCCCGCGGTACCGGGCGCGGCGAACCTGCCCGGCTCGGGTCGGCCCGGTCCGGGCGCCGCCAGCCTGGCCGAGCTGCCGACCGCCGAACCGTGGCGGGGCGCGGCACCGGTCGTCTCCGGGCGGTCGACCGTGATTCTGGCGCTGGCTCTCGGCGCGGTGAGCGTGGTGCTGGTCAGTCCGCTGGTCGGTCTGATCGTCGCGCTGTGCACCGCCGCCGCGGCACGGGTGCCCCGAGCCCGGATCGTGCTGCGTCTGGCGCCCGTGGTGTGCCTGGCGGTCAGCGCGCTCTACGTGCTGCAGGCACAGGGCCGGTTCGACCTCCCGTCGAACGGGTCCTGGGTGGCCGCGTTCCACAAGGTCGCCGCGATCTCCTGGCTTGCCGTCCTGTTGCTGGCCGCCGAGACGGTCATCACCCTCGCGGCCCGACGCCGCCAGCGACCGGCGACGTCCGCCCCCGCGGACGCAAGTCCGGCACGGTAG